From a region of the Zingiber officinale cultivar Zhangliang chromosome 10B, Zo_v1.1, whole genome shotgun sequence genome:
- the LOC122030362 gene encoding uncharacterized protein LOC122030362 gives MGLGDTIKDGNKESLQNRAKAMIFIRHHLHEALKIEYLTIKDPLELWNNLKEKYSHYKTVILPNARYEWIHLRLQDFKSVSEYNSAMFRISSKLKLCGEKITDEDMLEKTYSTFHASNMLLQQQYREKGFKKYSELITCLLVAEQNNELLMKNHEIRPTGASPIPEVNEITGKNDKRQHRQKFNHGRGRGRGRGRRYRNDRSEENHDGYNKRNTTTHQKWVNNNVHQKWTNDNGKRVQSGQDNDEKKSENSCYRCDMKGHWSRTCRTPKYFIDLYQASLKGKTKDIETNVVFQDNNTIVGPSMTTHLDVSDFFTDPDGGIDNLTGNEDIYGNV, from the coding sequence ATGGGTCTTGGAGACACCATAAAAGATGGAAATAAGGAATCTTTACAAAATCGTGCAAAAGCAATGATATTCATTCGTCACCATCTTCATGAAGCattgaaaattgaatatttgacaATTAAAGATCCACTTGAGCTATGGAATAATTTGAAGGAAAAGTATAGCCATTATAAAACTGTGATTCTTCCAAATGCTCGTTATGAATGGATTCATTTACGTTTACAAGATTTTAAATCTGTAAGTGAATATAACTCAGCAATGTTTAGAATtagctcaaaattaaaattatgtggTGAAAAAATTACTGATGAAGATATGTTGGAAAAAACATATTCTACCTTTCATGCATCTAACATGCTTCTGCAGCAGCAATATAGAGAGAAAGGTTTTAAGAAATATTCTGAGTTGATTACATGTCTTCTGGTGGCTGAGCAAAATAACGAGCTTTTGATGAAAAATCATGAGATCCGTCCAACTGGTGCTAGTCCAATCCCTGAAGTGAATGAGATAACTGGTAAAAATGATAAACGACAGCACAGACAAAAATTTAATCATGGTCGTGGTCGTGGCCGTGGTCGTGGTCGTAGATACAGAAATGATCGATCTGAAGAAAATCATGATGGttataataaaagaaacacaacaacTCACCAGAAGTGGGTTAACAATAATGTCCATCAAAAGTGGACAAATGACAATGGTAAAAGGGTTCAAAGTGGACAAGATAATGACGAAAAGAAATCAGAAAATTCATGTTATAGATGTGACATGAAAGGACATTGGTCACGTACTTGTCGTACGCCAAAATACTTTATTGATCTCTACCAAGCCTCTTTAAAGGGCAAGACAAAAGATATAGAGACAAATGTTGTCTTTCAAGACAATAATACAATTGTTGGTCCTTCTATGACAACACATTTGGATGTTTCTGATTTCTTTACAGATCCTGATGGAGGGATAGACAATTTGACTGGAAATGAAGATATTTATGGAAATgtctaa